Proteins encoded in a region of the Quercus lobata isolate SW786 chromosome 8, ValleyOak3.0 Primary Assembly, whole genome shotgun sequence genome:
- the LOC115958368 gene encoding probable E3 ubiquitin-protein ligase RHC2A, which produces METTASYWCYRCSRFVRASGQDGSVTCPDCESGFVEAMEDDPPRTVHVDSRRRRIPAAAMYMIGAPHPHHHLHGSNNSSHHNQSNSSGPTLRRLRRTGPDRSPFNPVIVLRGGPSDGREARGFELFYDDGSGSGLRPLPPSMSDFLLGSGFDRLLEQLSQIELNGVVARYENPPASKSAIESMPTIEIDETQVESHCAVCKEQFEFGSEAREMPCKHIYHSDCILPWLLIRNSCPVCRHELPTDTETVAAAAPVESTTAAAAAAAVQNGSENIGLTIWRLPGGGFAVGRFSGPRGRIGERELPVVYTEMDGGFNNGAAVRRVAWSMRAGGGGGGGGGGQENGGFGRTVRNLLSCFRGSNSGSGSGSNSDARTTRRRRSVSAGRSRRRRTWSMDVNNGAREW; this is translated from the coding sequence atggaAACGACGGCGTCGTATTGGTGTTACCGGTGCAGTCGGTTCGTTAGAGCTTCGGGTCAGGACGGATCGGTAACATGCCCCGACTGCGAAAGCGGGTTTGTGGAGGCAATGGAAGATGATCCGCCCCGGACTGTTCACGTGGACTCCAGGCGTAGGAGAATCCCTGCGGCCGCGATGTACATGATCGGTGCCCCTCAcccccaccaccacctccacGGCAGCAACAATAGCAGCCACCACAACCAAAGCAACAGTTCCGGCCCAACGCTCCGCCGGCTGAGGAGAACCGGGCCGGACCGGTCTCCTTTCAACCCGGTCATTGTTCTCCGCGGCGGGCCCTCTGATGGCAGAGAGGCGCGTGGGTTCGAGCTCTTTTACGACGACGGAAGCGGGTCGGGTCTTAGGCCGTTGCCGCCTAGCATGTCGGATTTTCTGTTGGGGTCCGGGTTCGATCGGCTTTTGGAGCAACTGTCGCAGATCGAATTGAACGGCGTGGTCGCGAGGTACGAGAACCCGCCGGCTTCGAAGTCGGCGATCGAGTCGATGCCCACGATCGAAATCGACGAGACCCAGGTAGAGTCTCACTGTGCTGTCTGTAAAGAGCAATTCGAATTCGGATCCGAAGCTCGAGAAATGCCGTGTAAGCATATATACCACTCTGATTGTATTCTTCCTTGGCTTTTGATTCGGAATTCTTGCCCAGTTTGTCGCCACGAGCTTCCCACTGATACCGAAACCGTAGCGGCGGCTGCGCCGGTGGAGTCTACGACTGCGGCGGCGGCGGCTGCGGCGGTTCAGAATGGGTCTGAGAATATTGGGTTGACGATTTGGAGGCTTCCCGGAGGTGGGTTTGCGGTGGGGAGGTTTTCTGGGCCGAGAGGGAGAATTGGGGAGCGAGAGCTTCCGGTGGTGTATACGGAAATGGATGGTGGGTTTAACAATGGCGCTGCGGTGAGGCGGGTTGCGTGGTCGATGAGAGcgggtggaggaggaggaggaggaggaggagggcaAGAGAATGGTGGGTTTGGCCGTACGGTCAGGAATTTGTTGTCTTGTTTTCGGGGCTCCAATTCGGGTTCGGGTTCTGGGTCTAATTCAGATGCCAGAACGACAAGGAGGAGAAGATCAGTATCGGCGGGGAGGTCGAGGAGGCGGAGGACTTGGTCTATGGATGTTAATAATGGAGCTAGAGAATGGTGA